The following proteins come from a genomic window of Pseudomonadota bacterium:
- the fliQ gene encoding flagellar biosynthesis protein FliQ, producing the protein MSPEYVVGFAKQALETTLLISAPMLGFGLVIGLVVSVFQAVTSIQEMTLTFIPKILAVFLALIIFFPWMLRYLVDFTVRLMVSIPSVIG; encoded by the coding sequence ATGAGCCCTGAATATGTCGTTGGTTTTGCCAAACAGGCCTTGGAAACCACTCTGCTGATTTCCGCCCCGATGCTTGGTTTCGGCCTGGTTATCGGCCTGGTGGTCAGTGTTTTTCAGGCAGTAACCTCCATCCAGGAGATGACCCTGACCTTTATCCCGAAAATACTGGCGGTTTTCCTGGCCTTGATTATCTTTTTCCCCTGGATGCTTCGCTATCTGGTTGATTTTACCGTTCGCTTAATGGTCAGCATTCCATCGGTCATTGGTTAA
- the fliR gene encoding flagellar biosynthetic protein FliR, translating into MVTIPAITIPDVELFVLVLVRISSMIFMVPIFNDKSIPVILKVGISLLLVFLLFPLLRHQGHPPLLAGGLVMALLAIVRELAIGITVGFMAAMLLASVQTAGQLMGFQMGFSIVNVIDPVSSVQVSIIAQFQYLVALLLLLSLGAHRWFIKAMNESFRLIPLGGFSLSNDLLQMLIHYSANIFVIAIKLGAPLMVALLLCNVILGVLARTVPQMNIFIVGYPLQIGLGLLVLAFSAPYMVAMFQGLYVKLFHDVFMIMQASGNG; encoded by the coding sequence ATGGTTACTATCCCGGCAATTACTATTCCTGATGTTGAATTATTTGTGCTTGTCCTGGTGCGGATTTCAAGCATGATATTCATGGTCCCGATTTTCAATGATAAATCGATTCCGGTAATCCTTAAGGTTGGTATCAGCCTGTTGTTGGTTTTTCTCTTATTCCCGCTTTTACGTCACCAGGGACATCCGCCGCTTTTGGCGGGAGGTCTGGTGATGGCTTTGTTGGCGATAGTCCGTGAACTGGCCATCGGGATTACCGTGGGTTTTATGGCGGCCATGCTGCTGGCTTCGGTACAGACAGCCGGCCAGTTAATGGGTTTTCAGATGGGCTTTTCCATTGTTAATGTGATTGATCCGGTTTCCAGTGTGCAGGTTTCAATTATTGCCCAGTTTCAATATCTTGTAGCCCTGCTGCTTTTGCTTTCCCTGGGAGCGCATCGCTGGTTTATTAAAGCCATGAATGAAAGCTTTCGGCTTATTCCCCTGGGAGGTTTTTCTCTGAGTAATGATTTGCTGCAGATGCTTATCCATTATTCTGCCAATATCTTTGTTATTGCCATAAAGCTCGGGGCGCCATTGATGGTGGCTTTATTGCTCTGCAATGTGATTTTAGGCGTCCTGGCCCGTACCGTACCCCAGATGAATATCTTCATTGTTGGTTATCCACTGCAGATTGGTCTGGGTTTGCTGGTCCTGGCTTTTTCAGCTCCCTATATGGTGGCGATGTTCCAGGGATTATATGTTAAACTTTTTCATGATGTTTTCATGATTATGCAGGCATCCGGCAATGGTTGA